The genome window CATTCAAGATGTGGGCACTCGTTTCTACACTTATATATCTACCCTTCATTATGTAATGGAAGCTTGTGCAGAGTTCGACCGCAAACTCATTCTCCTGGACCGACCTAATCCTAACGGGCACTACATAGACGGACCTATTCTAGAAAAAAAGTATCAAAGCTTTGTGGGCATGCACCCAGTCCCTGTGGTACACGGAATGACTATAGGAGAATATGCGATGATGATTAATGGAGAAAAATGGTTGGATAAGAAGTTACAGGCCGACTTGGAAATTATCAAATGCAAAAAATATACACACGCTACTCCCTACAGCGTCCCTATCAAGCCATCTCCTAATTTACCTAACGATCAAGCTATAAATCTGTATCCTAGCCTTTGCTTTTTTGAAGGAACTGAGGTAAGCGTAGGTCGTGGTACTGAAATGCAATTTCAGGTTTATGGATCTCCATCTTTAGCAAAATATACAGACTTTGCTTTTACTCCGACGCCTAATGAAGGTGCCAAAAGACCTGTGTTTAACGGAAAGAAATGCTTTGGGGTAGATCTTAGAACTTATAAAAAACTAGATCATTTAGAATTGGCCTTTTTAGTAGACGCTTTCGCGAAAGCGCCATCAAAACAAAACTTCTTCAACCCCTTTTTTACCAAACTAGCAGGAACAACTATCTTACAAACCCAGATCGAGAAAGGAATGAGCGCACAAGAAATCGCATTGACATGGGAGAAAGGACTTGAAGACTATCAAAAAATCAGACTGAACTACCTACTTTATGAGTAATACTAACTAAATCGAATCATTATGGCTTCCTTTTTTGATCAAAATGCATATGAAGAATTACATTCTAGACTTAAAAATATAGAGCTAGAAACGGTTCCCAAATGGGGTAAGATGACCGCTGCACAAATGATAAATCACTGTCAAGGACCATTAAAGATAGCGGTAAATAAATCTGATATAACCATGAAGCCTAACTGGCTGGTAAAAGTGTTATTTAAAAAAATGATGTACAGTTCTAAACCGTACAGAAAAAACGTTCCAACCCCTATAATATTTAGAAGTACTGGAGGTTTTAACTTTGAAAAAGAAAAGCTGAGTTTACAAAAATATATGGATGAATTATGGGAAGATCGCGATAATGAGAGCCGCACTCCTCATCCTGTGTTTGGAAAATTTACTAAAGAACAGTGGGGTATTATGCAGTGGAAACATTTAAATCACCATTTTGATCAATTTGGGGTTTAGAATAGTTCTTTCTATTTATAAGAAAACATGGATGTATCAAACTCCAAACTTTAACCTTGTAATTATACCTGGCTAATTATCTTGAATAAGATATAAATACCTGCGCTGCTCAATTTGAGAAATAATCTTGTAGTTTTTAGTTACTTCATGCATATTGTAAATAATCTTCTCTTCGTTAGTTTTTACATCTATTGTTACACCAGTTCATAAGTTGCAGCATCAATCCTAAATTTCTTTAGAGTTTCCATTTTTGGACCTTCTATAGATATATTTCATTAGTTATAAAATTGAAAGTCATCATAAGACCTTTATCTCATACCTTTCTGCTCCTACTAAGTCTTTAGTTACGCGTACTTCTTCTACTTTCCAATTGCCTAAATACTTTTGATTTCTAGGTCCTTGTTTTCATAAGCTTCTTGTATAAGATAACTATAGTTTATTTCTGCTGTTATAGTATCTTTTTGT of Nonlabens sp. Ci31 contains these proteins:
- a CDS encoding exo-beta-N-acetylmuramidase NamZ domain-containing protein → MKYSRFTFFDSIFKYTIIAMVVGMTSCNSKTNGNNTPTSPQGENFVLEKDRDQKLLIEINDNEPIPAAYLLGEWIEKLKGKRIALVGNQTSVVKTGDTVVSKEWDIRDKVRYAHLVDTLLAHGIEIKRVFAPEHGFRGTADAGASIKDGVDEQTGIPIISLYGKNKKPFKEQLEDVDIVLFDIQDVGTRFYTYISTLHYVMEACAEFDRKLILLDRPNPNGHYIDGPILEKKYQSFVGMHPVPVVHGMTIGEYAMMINGEKWLDKKLQADLEIIKCKKYTHATPYSVPIKPSPNLPNDQAINLYPSLCFFEGTEVSVGRGTEMQFQVYGSPSLAKYTDFAFTPTPNEGAKRPVFNGKKCFGVDLRTYKKLDHLELAFLVDAFAKAPSKQNFFNPFFTKLAGTTILQTQIEKGMSAQEIALTWEKGLEDYQKIRLNYLLYE
- a CDS encoding DUF1569 domain-containing protein, with product MASFFDQNAYEELHSRLKNIELETVPKWGKMTAAQMINHCQGPLKIAVNKSDITMKPNWLVKVLFKKMMYSSKPYRKNVPTPIIFRSTGGFNFEKEKLSLQKYMDELWEDRDNESRTPHPVFGKFTKEQWGIMQWKHLNHHFDQFGV